The DNA region ATCGAAACAGACGCAGGTCGGGCAGACCATGGTGCAGGAACTGCAGGCCAGGCATTTTTCAGCTATCTCTTTCCAGTAAGGATGATCGTAATTATTTTCCAGCGCTTTAGCCAGTGCATTGACGCCGCCGTCAATGGCCAGTTTGTATTTTCCGGCTGCCCTGGCCCGGACCTTGTCGCGCAGGGCTATGGATTTGCCGTCTGCTATTTTGGGTTTGGCATATTGCGACAGCAGTTTAGCGCCTTTATCGGTGCCGATTTCGACCAGGTAATCCTTGCCCAAATCTGTCAGCATCAGGTCGAAACCGGAACTGGCCGTGTTGGTATCCATGCTCTTGGAGAATGATTTGGGCGAAGGATTCAGGCAATCCATCCCGATAATAACGGTGTTTTGCCGTTTGGCCAGGTAATTGGGGTCAAGATTATCGCCAGTAAATACTTTGTCCATCAACTCGATGGCTTTGATGTCGTAGGAATGGACGCCGACCAGCACGGTCGGCTTTGAATCGATAATCGGGTCAAAGGATATCTTGCCGTTGTTCTTGTCAAATCCAAGATAGGTTTCCTTTTGGGGATAGAAATATTTTTTAGGCGGTAAAAGCGTGACGTCGTAATCCAAACAGAGTTCTGAGGCATCGGACAGGTCGCTGAAGGCGTAGCGGCCGTCTTTGGCAACCACGCCGGCTACGCGGTATTTGCCGCCGTTGATAAGTTTGGCGACAAATCCGTTAAGGTCTTTCTTGCCGATGAGCTTGAACCCCGCCAAGGTTTTATTAACCATAGTTTTCTTTCCGGGTGACTTAATACGAGTGTATTGTAGCATATTTTTCCTTTATTACAAGATAATCATAGCCAGTGATATCTTTCACGAAATAAAACAACTAAAGATAACAGATCAACTCAACTAATATAATCGGCTCCAAATGTATTAAGAAACGCCCCCTCTCCGGCCTAAACCGGAGAGGAAGCGCTGTTTGGGTGTTACCTATATACTCAATATCTTGTCTATTTCTTTCTTGTCCACATCCATTATATGGGTAATGCCACTAATGTCGGATGCCTCGTGGGTCAGAGCGGCGATGTCGTCCCGGCTGATATGCTTGAGCGAGAACTTGCGGCTGCCGGCCATTAACTGCCTGAGTCCCTGTGCCAGTCTTTCATAATAGGTGTAAAGACCGATGGCGCCGGTGGGCAGTTTGGAGAATGCGTCATTGCCCAGTTCTTTGCGCAGGCTGGCCGAGGTGACGAAAATCTCATCCCTGGAACTGCCGAATCTTTCGACATAGACCGGTAGGTTGCCGGATTCGATGGCGGCGCCGATGGTTTTGCCGACCATGGCGGCGGCGATGGGCGCGCGGGCCATTCCGATCATCTTGACAAACGGAGCGCCCAGTGCCAGTCCCTTGAAGATGCTGTCTTCAAAAGTGAATCTGCCGGCCACAACCAATGCCGGGATATACTTGCCTCTTTCGGCTAATTTCTTGGCATACTGATAAAGCAGTGAATGCAGTTCAACTGACGGAATGCCCCATTCGTTCATCATTTTCCAGGGGCTCATGCCGGTACCGCCGCCTGCGCCGTCAACGGTCAGCATATCCAATTTATACTTGGAAGCAAATGAGATAGCCCGAGCCAGGTCGGCCGGCCGGTAAGCGCCAGTCTTGAGGAAGATATATTTGGCGCCGGCTTTGCGTAACTCTTCAATCCTCTGGGCAAACGATTCCT from Candidatus Brocadiia bacterium includes:
- a CDS encoding 4Fe-4S dicluster domain-containing protein, which produces MVNKTLAGFKLIGKKDLNGFVAKLINGGKYRVAGVVAKDGRYAFSDLSDASELCLDYDVTLLPPKKYFYPQKETYLGFDKNNGKISFDPIIDSKPTVLVGVHSYDIKAIELMDKVFTGDNLDPNYLAKRQNTVIIGMDCLNPSPKSFSKSMDTNTASSGFDLMLTDLGKDYLVEIGTDKGAKLLSQYAKPKIADGKSIALRDKVRARAAGKYKLAIDGGVNALAKALENNYDHPYWKEIAEKCLACSSCTMVCPTCVCFDVLDDTAIDLKSGSRARQWDSCMVQEFAKVGTGENFREHKDSRTRHRMFRKGKYMLERFKVQGCVGCGRCINACLAEIASPVDAYNRLTGGTK